TACATTAAAAGTGCATGAACTCTACCACAATGAGTAATTCTTTCACTCCatcataaacaaacacacaaaaaagtcaacaaacatgcacaataatACAATTGAAACAATTTGTGTAATTATAACAATACATAATGtcaaatattttactttaaCACAGGGGTTCTCATCTGGTCTGATACTGGGACCCTCATTTTCCCATGGTCTTTACATGTTGAGCCACTTTGAGAGGTAAAAGCAAGctagtttatttaaaaatagccTTCAAAATACATGCAtgccatttaaaaaacaaacaaaaatacactccatgtgcaaaatgtatttcagaGCACAATATTAACAGGAGGAATGTCATCTTTCAGAAAAAGTCagcaatataaaatatttgtaaataccaAGGAAGATGccaatcaaaaatatattttttccaaatattaaaaaagtaGACTATAagataattaaaatattttattgtaattttagaCTCTTAATTGCCTAGatttatgagtgtgaatggttgtttgtctatatgtgccctgcgattggctggcgcccAGTCCAGAATGGACCCTGTCTCTCGAAGGAatacagctgggataggctccagcatacccacgaccctagtgtggacaagcagtacagaaaatggatggatggatggccttGTCAACAACCAACCCAGACCCAATCCAGAATCCCCAAAGCCTTTGACCCCATACAATACATTGTGGTTTTCTAcaactgtgcttttattttagccattttctttattttcaggaAGTTTCTAATTTGtcaaatgtatgtgtgtgtgtgtgtaaaatacagtattatatttAGTATAAACTGTAGGTCTACTCTGGCTCCTATcgcatcccaaaaacatgcatgttaggcccATTGGCGAGGACAAgcagtatggaaaatggatgggagGAGTGgaatgtgtgtttaacagaaacaaaattatttttaaataaatagacTGTTAAACTACAATTAATTTCCAATGTCACACAAAATGTTTCTTAGCTGTGAGTGACATTTATGATTTGGCCCTATACTATGATGAATGCAGCATTTAATGTTTATTTCCACCATCCTTCTGAGCCTTCTTTCCACCCACTTTTCCATTCCCCCTCCCTTTGGCTGGATCCCCTTTGCATTTGTGTCCCCCTTGAGTGGTCCCCATTTGAAGATGTGCAGTGTGGACCTTCTCGATCACTGAGAAGCAGTCTTCATGCGGACTGATGGGGCTCGCCGCAGACCCGCCCTGGGCCTTACGAGCAGCTTTGGGCTGGGGAGATGACGGTCTCGAGCGGGGCTTCCTGGGCGAGCCGTGTGTGGACTTGACGTCTTCTTTGGGGATGAGGTTTAGGTTCAAAGCCAGAGGTCTTCCGGGCTTTGGGCTCAGAGGGATGACAAGATTTTCTCCTGGAGCTCCGAGAGTGAGGTAGACCTCTGGGAACGCACAAGGCTGGTTGAATTTCTTATGCCCCTGTGGCaggtgaacaaaaaaaaagatgtgttgGTTCAAGTCATCACTttggacatatacagtatgacacTTACCATCTGTGGTGTGAAGCTCATTGACACCTTCACAGTCATCTATAGAGACAATCCAAGAGTTGGATCAAAACAGTCTACATTTACAGTGGTTATTTATACAGTTGTAGGTGGCTTACCTGAGATGTGGAATTAAGCGTCTTCTGGTATTCTGTCTCAGTGCTGAAGGATGCTGACTTTGTCAAGCTGCAGCCCAGTTCAGAGGTAGGATGTCTGGAGTTGTCTCTTCTAGATATCGGTGGTGTACTTTCCGCCACAGTTATGTGTGGTGCACAAACCTTGCACAAGTGGAAAGAGAATACCAGTCAAGTAGATATTATACACAGAGTCATGAGGAAACATGGCGTCCTAATTCAGCATTTGTGGctccccctatgggttgtggttgTGGAAGACATGTAGGAAGCATGTAATACGGATATACTTAACTCCACAAAAAGTCAATGATTTCTGGCAATTAGTTGGTAAAACTTTTCATGCCGTTGTTGGAGACAGCAGCAGGTTCTGCCAAGAGCTCTGCCCCGCCTCACAGCACTCACAAGCGGTCAGTGCACAGGCTCCCGTGGCGATGAGTGATGGCCAattatatcatatataatataatatgcttaaaaaaaatcaacatttcgatttaaaaatattttcttatacatagatggaatattttttgtgtgatttcattaaattcatacaaataaaaatagaattatTTATGTAACTGTTTATCTGTTTTGTCTAGCTTACCCAtccaaacataaaaaacaaagaatacgATTGGCTAGATTGTAAGGTAACATACTGGATTTCCAGCTTTTGCATGACTCCTTTCGTGTTTTCCCTCTGTCGTCATCCCACTGATCCCCGGCAGAGAGGGAAGAGCGACTCTCTGGTCGTCCAGCCTGCGAGCCTGACAGCTGGCCACCATGCAAAACAACGCGTCTGCTTCTGCACCTGTCGAAAAGGCTTACTTAAGCGTCTGACAAAGACAACATGCCTGCCCCCGtttgacctgtgtgtgtgttttcagacCTGCTGCTACTTCATTTGAGGAGCTGCCACTATGTTTGGGCGAGGCAGTTGTGCTTCTGCTTTGCGTCAAAGAGCAACGCTGGTCCTGCATGCGTCCCCTCTGAGCATgattcatcatttttaaaaattgctgcTGCTCGGCCGGAGAtatctggtaaaaaaaaaaaaaacacacacacatcatgagCACTCATGATGATGTGCATGACTGCTAAACTTACATTTTAGTGCGGATTGTCAATGAATCATGCATGCATCTTAATAACAAAATTCAAGCATCTAAATTCAGCCTTGGAGGAGGTCTGTTATGGTGTCTTACCTGCTGCTGATGATCACTTTTGTCCTGGTTTATGGAGCCTGACCTCTTTAGAGTTTTATCTGATGCTTCTGAAGTGTTATAGTCTTTGCGCTGAGTGGTTGGGGTGCTCAAATTTTGCAGGATATGAGGTGCAGAACATCTCTGATCATCAAGCCGGGAGCCCTGTTGGTGGTATTCGAAGCAGTTACAGAATATATTGTGTTAAACCTTCACagacagtatatatacatatatatacattggggttctttttttttgggggggggggggggggggggggggcacccaCCTGTACTTTGGAGACCATGTAACACAAATAGCTTGCATCCGCTCCTGCTGCATTGGCCTTGCCTCCGTTCTGGATGCCCGGCAGAGATGGAAGATACACGCGCTGATCATCCAGACGTTTGGCTTGGGAATGGGCCAGCATGTTGAAGAACTGGTCGGATTCTGGGCCTAGCAGTGCAAAAAGacaattttgttattaatatgatCCAAAGATAAGATATGCGGAATCAAAATGCGTTGACACGTTGACAAATCCAATTCATTGGCataaaagctacagacacataaaacgtcgtgttcccagtagggcttaccaacagcacttttaaactgtctaaattctaGTATCGACTACACCTTGATTATattattgtgggacctctgagattaaATGATCCTCTCACCTGTGGGTGCAGTGCTCTGGGTGGGTTTATGCTTAGGGGTAGTCTGGGGACTGACATTCAGGACACATCTCTGCTCCTCCATCCGCCCTCGCTGGGCGTGACTCATTAAAGTAAGGAAATGGTCCAGCTCAGCTGGAGGCAAGTCCTGCATAGTAGACAACAATGCcaataattacaaacaacactaaTTCTTTGATTTGGGTTGTAAGTGCATGTTACCTTTATGGGGGACTTCTGAACATCGGGGCGTTCTATGTCTGAACCTGGACTGAAGGAGGCTGAGCGTGAAATGCCTGAAGCAGCGTTATCCTTTTTGGATGACTGTCCCTCCTCTGCAGGCTGGATTTGAGATAGGGAGCATCTTTGGTCTTCCATTCTGCTCCCCTGAAGAATAATTTATACTATTATAATAGAGTATAATATAATACTATTCTCTGAGTGTACAGTTTCCATTATTATGTATCATATTGTTTTCCTCTAACCTGAACTTTGGAGACCATGTAGCACAAGTAGCTTGAATCTGAGGCAGATTGAGGATCCTTGTTGTCTATGCCGGGCAGCGACGGGAGAGACACCCGCTGGTCATCGAGACGCCGACTCTGAGTGTTGGCCAGTAAGTTGAAGAACTTTTCAGCATCTGGGgaggacaaaacaaaaataaaatgagaaaaGCGGTGTGGAAAACGAAACAATGTCTCTAAAATGCTTCAAGAGCCAATTCATACAAAAAaccccatatatatatataaattgacactaaaaaaataatttcaaaatcaagtatttttcttctctcttcaattgccatttgTCACTCGTGACAAAACTGCCAAACGAGGTGCGAAATCGCAAcgaccagtgaagcataaagacataaacatgtagtggtcatacagtggtacatgtataccGTACATTTACCACACATTTATATATTCTTACAGACTCAGGGTGACTGCAAtgtgttttttgcagaaaaaaacatcctaTTTTTGAAGGAAACAAATTTTTTTTGACCAAATATCTGTGA
This genomic interval from Dunckerocampus dactyliophorus isolate RoL2022-P2 chromosome 18, RoL_Ddac_1.1, whole genome shotgun sequence contains the following:
- the LOC129171266 gene encoding uncharacterized protein LOC129171266 isoform X2, translated to MAAAQVECDAVRGQKQILNIKSSSQRGQIQEQRPSETAQVKPSHSGTHSRELIHSSDYHMQQRPFADQQVLMAAAKYQEMRGFSHHGSAPQISVTESTPDMNRKPLLLPGNQLQVPLEQAYATSIKAQSPEEQQKLMNVIRHSQRGCTEDKCCSMDPSQSAPCTPRHTDRKPLDDTCNKDAEKFFNLLANTQSRRLDDQRVSLPSLPGIDNKDPQSASDSSYLCYMVSKVQGSRMEDQRCSLSQIQPAEEGQSSKKDNAASGISRSASFSPGSDIERPDVQKSPIKDLPPAELDHFLTLMSHAQRGRMEEQRCVLNVSPQTTPKHKPTQSTAPTGPESDQFFNMLAHSQAKRLDDQRVYLPSLPGIQNGGKANAAGADASYLCYMVSKVQGSRLDDQRCSAPHILQNLSTPTTQRKDYNTSEASDKTLKRSGSINQDKSDHQQQISPAEQQQFLKMMNHAQRGRMQDQRCSLTQSRSTTASPKHSGSSSNEVAAEADALFCMVASCQARRLDDQRVALPSLPGISGMTTEGKHERSHAKAGNPVCAPHITVAESTPPISRRDNSRHPTSELGCSLTKSASFSTETEYQKTLNSTSQMTVKVSMSFTPQMGHKKFNQPCAFPEVYLTLGAPGENLVIPLSPKPGRPLALNLNLIPKEDVKSTHGSPRKPRSRPSSPQPKAARKAQGGSAASPISPHEDCFSVIEKVHTAHLQMGTTQGGHKCKGDPAKGRGNGKVGGKKAQKDGGNKH
- the LOC129171266 gene encoding uncharacterized protein LOC129171266 isoform X3, which encodes MAAAQVECDAVRGQKQILNIKSSSQRGQIQEQRPSETAQVKPSHSGTHSRELIHSSDYHMQQRPFADQQEMRGFSHHGSAPQISVTESTPDMNRKPLLLPGNQLQVPLEQAYATSIKAQSPEEQQKLMNVIRHSQRGCTEDKCCSMDPSQSAPCTPRHTDRKPLDDTCNKDAEKFFNLLANTQSRRLDDQRVSLPSLPGIDNKDPQSASDSSYLCYMVSKVQGSRMEDQRCSLSQIQPAEEGQSSKKDNAASGISRSASFSPGSDIERPDVQKSPIKDLPPAELDHFLTLMSHAQRGRMEEQRCVLNVSPQTTPKHKPTQSTAPTGPESDQFFNMLAHSQAKRLDDQRVYLPSLPGIQNGGKANAAGADASYLCYMVSKVQGSRLDDQRCSAPHILQNLSTPTTQRKDYNTSEASDKTLKRSGSINQDKSDHQQQISPAEQQQFLKMMNHAQRGRMQDQRCSLTQSRSTTASPKHSGSSSNEVAAGAEADALFCMVASCQARRLDDQRVALPSLPGISGMTTEGKHERSHAKAGNPVCAPHITVAESTPPISRRDNSRHPTSELGCSLTKSASFSTETEYQKTLNSTSQMTVKVSMSFTPQMGHKKFNQPCAFPEVYLTLGAPGENLVIPLSPKPGRPLALNLNLIPKEDVKSTHGSPRKPRSRPSSPQPKAARKAQGGSAASPISPHEDCFSVIEKVHTAHLQMGTTQGGHKCKGDPAKGRGNGKVGGKKAQKDGGNKH
- the LOC129171266 gene encoding uncharacterized protein LOC129171266 isoform X1, with translation MAAAQVECDAVRGQKQILNIKSSSQRGQIQEQRPSETAQVKPSHSGTHSRELIHSSDYHMQQRPFADQQVLMAAAKYQEMRGFSHHGSAPQISVTESTPDMNRKPLLLPGNQLQVPLEQAYATSIKAQSPEEQQKLMNVIRHSQRGCTEDKCCSMDPSQSAPCTPRHTDRKPLDDTCNKDAEKFFNLLANTQSRRLDDQRVSLPSLPGIDNKDPQSASDSSYLCYMVSKVQGSRMEDQRCSLSQIQPAEEGQSSKKDNAASGISRSASFSPGSDIERPDVQKSPIKDLPPAELDHFLTLMSHAQRGRMEEQRCVLNVSPQTTPKHKPTQSTAPTGPESDQFFNMLAHSQAKRLDDQRVYLPSLPGIQNGGKANAAGADASYLCYMVSKVQGSRLDDQRCSAPHILQNLSTPTTQRKDYNTSEASDKTLKRSGSINQDKSDHQQQISPAEQQQFLKMMNHAQRGRMQDQRCSLTQSRSTTASPKHSGSSSNEVAAGAEADALFCMVASCQARRLDDQRVALPSLPGISGMTTEGKHERSHAKAGNPVCAPHITVAESTPPISRRDNSRHPTSELGCSLTKSASFSTETEYQKTLNSTSQMTVKVSMSFTPQMGHKKFNQPCAFPEVYLTLGAPGENLVIPLSPKPGRPLALNLNLIPKEDVKSTHGSPRKPRSRPSSPQPKAARKAQGGSAASPISPHEDCFSVIEKVHTAHLQMGTTQGGHKCKGDPAKGRGNGKVGGKKAQKDGGNKH